From Bicyclus anynana chromosome 11, ilBicAnyn1.1, whole genome shotgun sequence:
ttactTAGTCTGCCCGGCACGTGTCTGGTACACTAAAAGTCTGTAGATGTATACAGACCCTAATAAACAACAATGACAGACACGTGAAATGCCTTTACGCTTCTCTGaggtgtaatatttttttattttaccaaaaaCAGCTTGCTAACTGCGTTttaaatggaattaaaaaagttttgctAAAGAAATCACTtcactgtacaaataaataGTTCTACCTTTCCTTATACTTAGTACACGAAAATCTGTGCTAGGACAGGGTATAACTACAGTGAATATGACATCACACCCATGGACTTCTAGGGTTTGAGTCTAGCGTTATTATAGTAAGTagaaactataataaaaatgtatataagaGTAAGCTGGATTTGTAGCTCAGAAGATGTAGGTACATAAGACTTAGAAACGTGTCTCCTATGCTAATGAAATAGTGAAGAAAATGCAAATTTAGATCGCAATTGATTCGCAAAGAACATTTCAAAATataagttactagcggacgcccgcgacttcgtccgcgtaaatttcgatctcaactttactactacccctaccctaccctacccctaccctaccactaccccaaacctaccctacccaacccctacatctaccctacccttaccttaccctacccctaacccaccctacccctaccctaccccaaacctacccatACCTtacctacccccatcctacccctacccccatcctacccctatcctccccgtaccctatccctttcctacccctgtcccacccgtacccctatctcacgcctatcctacccctaccctaccacttccctatcctacccgtacctctaccttaccactaccctacctctacccctaccctaccactaccctaaacccagccctaaacctaccctacccctacactacccctatacttccctacccgtaccctaccctaccctgtaacttctctattttactcctacccttagcaaaatcggtccagtccttcgagagtggtggtatgaccaagagaaatagagacttctatgctaataatataaagacgtaaagttcgtgtggttctaggaggtaatctctggatctactggaccgatttggaaaattgttttaccaatagaaagctacgttatttgcgagtgtcataggctatgtttgatcactatattcacacgggaacgggaactacgtaaatgaaagcgccgggcgtcatgtagcggaatttctgcgtcttttagaaattttgtattatctccgaaactatttaagtaattaacatactgtaaagggcaaatcttatctccataatatccttgtgattattaaataatttattttaataaggattaaagtttagttgtataaataatgacgtaaacctaagtatataaaattaataatttttaaaacacaaaaggtactatatctgctaatatatagaagatagatatatggtgtcgcggacttttttgtagaacttttaaagatacataaagtctctgtatattaatttcaattttacacaatagttaaggcagcgcatgcgaataagtctgtttaagaggattttcagtccgacctgtatgacaaaaactgtgataactcggctaatatatatgataccaatataaaatatagcctatagcactccccgataatgtagcattctactggtgaaagaatttttaaaatcggaccagcagttccgaagattaccccatttaaaaaatgtgacaaacttacaaacttacaaactttacctctttataatattagtatagatttcaaatCTGTAAGACCTTTCCTGTACTGCCCCTGTAGTCGCATGGCATCTCgagtctctttctacgatcgcaaatgcttcgaaaactagttaaaagtatgggaatgacatttgctatcgataggtcacgatgatcaagatctgtctgGCAACAGGGGCAACACCGCAGCAGTGTAAGTAAAATGAATTGCGGAGGAATATGAGGGCAAAATTTAGAATATTGataaactaaaacaaaatagtGGACTCACGCAGAAACTCTGACGTTTGTCCAGCGACGTACGGTCGTCCGCTGATGCTGTACGCAGCTGAAGCGGCTTGAGACGCGCGCTGCCTCTGAAATGTACCAACGCGAAAGATttatttggatgtatgtttggatgtttgttactctataacgccgctactactgaagcgatttagctaaaatttggaatggaaatggattttactctggtttaacaaatattttatcccgaaaaatccatggtttcccgagatttgcgaaaactgatgattatgatgatatgaatgtttgttactctttcacgcctcaactactaaaccaaattagctgaaatttggtattaagatatattacagcctggattaacacatagactactttttatcccggaaaatccatggtttccgagggatttgtgaaaaactaaattccaagcggacgaagtcgcgggcgtccgctagttatttataaatgattttCCTAGATAAGAtgtacagggtgctggggagtatttaccatactctttaccgaaaattaattaaaaatgttcaagaaacatgtgtttcttaaattaatattttcgggatatttattttgtaaatagatcttaaaatgtgtcctttATACGCATCgtcataattatgacgtagccaagttttacgtaatttaaaaatgcaaggGCATGCAAGACGAGTGTTACatttggaattatttgaattactttgtatgaaaacattaaaagtttttattttttagttaaacaaATGTTAATTATGCACTtcagctcctataagtggactcgtcaacaccttgaagttatgggaatactcccgagcaccctgtatatcgtTAATACATTCAGCTTCGGATCATACAGTTATGAGTCGTTTTATATTTTCCATTAAATTCTCATTCGCATTCCGGAGTTTGGAAATTGATGTTACAATCCGCGCCTCGGAGTCTCACCGTCGGCAAGCCAGAGAGATCCTTATATAtagagtcaaatattatcagcctaagcccaccaacctgcaTTATGCAGCGTGGTGGAGCTAAGCTCTAACGGccatattaataaacattttcttcAACGATAAGTGGACCTTTGATATTACTACTTTAAGTTCACTTAAAAGAAAGTTGAAGTTTAAATTCTAATCAAAGTTACCAAATATGACCATAAAAATGCCTCTTCTAAAAGGAGGGAGTCCtggccaacgatattttatttttactatagacatgttacgcgcctacaaaatcaccgcaaagcGTGATTTGAATTCAGAAGCTCCGAaactactccactgagcacacacatgtaCAAATTTGTGTTTAGATACATTATACATCgttcgatatcaacccatattcggctcactgctgagctcgagtctcctctcagaatgagaggggttaggccaatagtccaccacgcttgcccaatgcggattggcagacttcacacacgcagcgaataagaaaattctctgttatgcaggtttcctcacgatgttttccttcaccgttcgtgacacgtgatatttaatttctgaaaatacgcacaaataaaaagttggaggtgcatgccccgcagcGGATTTGAATccagaccctccggaatcggaggcagaggtcatatccactgggctatcacggctcatcacattatacatatatttatgtatatacagtttttacagttcctgaacacacaactcgactttgtagacaatatttcgttattatttgcttaaataactttcgttctttattatgcgactaaatcaaattaagacaattaaccaCCTTTGcttgcctcagtttcgacgcgttagtatATCTAATAGTTTATAATCTTTGGTCCTGGCACCATaatgagccgttaaaatagactaTGATGACACAATGCTTAAATGGTGAAACTTATGATGCTTGCTTGAACAATTATGTGTCAATGAGGAAAATAAGTATACTTTAAACGGTGTATTTAGATACTTACATATACATGATCGAAGGCACGTTTTTTCTTCGTGTGTGAATAAGGGTACATGACGCCCTATAAAACAAAAGGTATTAAGTAAATcgatcataataaaattaaaacgattAACATGTCTTAGATTATTTATCAATGGGTGAATGGATTCtcttttactttatatttattgttgtctTGAATGCGATATACTATGCAATTCTATTTGTCTTTGAAGATTTTTAAGATAAGTTCTGGCAAACAGAGTGCCTTTACACTAGAAAAGCTAAGTTTTATTGATAGTCCacgatccgtagaacattttttacaactgattactatgaagtaaatttttaaaaatcaaaatcaaaaatcatttatttcaagtaggctcagtttacaagcacttttgacacgtcagttgactatttgtaaagagtctaccaccggttcggaaggcaggttctgctgagaagaaaccggcaagaaactcaacagttgctctttttaaaaaacatacagtatcataatttacaattgatgataacattacaatttcttttgtgagtagcttcaactcgatgagacgatcaacttttttatttaccaagATCTTTGATTCTAGTAGCTAAcggagttaccaggaaataaaaatttattcaaaataaataatgaaaagaaAATCGGTTGATTGTAAAGTCAGTTTACTgtcgatagttgaacgtgacaacgtcataagaaaaatgaaaatactgTTGGAATCGTTggtcaaaagaaaatgttcgtttttctaaaatactgtttaataatcttcgtAGACCAACGacgcgagggaacgacgcatgacgtcacctTTTTTCATAGGCGTATACAGCGGGTGGGCTGGGCCCACCCAAGAATGGTCCAGTGCTCCCCCTAGGATATTGGGCTACTGATTTGATATTCTATGAGAATTcagaaatactaataattttacacaaaatgaaGAGAAAAGAGACGAGTGTGctgccggctccatcgaataaaatttaaaaaaatcgttcCTAAAAACAAAgtagatggtccatttcaggtccactcttgtacccagtatcattaacatttaagaaatacaaagattttattaaaatctaaatatgtgACTAAtctaaccaaaaaaaaaaaaccccaagtttttgagttatatcaagatggcgcccttgaagcatgacaattgacagcaaacgtcaaatcgactactacATTGTAAACGttatcaatccgccattattacccctaatagtgttgcatttcttgggagagaatctatattatttcgaaagaattaaaattaaattcgtagatttgtataatcaaaaatagttaaaaaaatatatattttcttttatttccgctagggtacaatgactggacctgggctccatacaattttggaccatttccTTTAATGATTTCTATGTTCAATCAACTTACAAGCACGTCACCCTCTTTAAACGCAACAAACGCGTAGATCGGCACCCTCTGCTCGTGCAGGAAACGCGTGAGGGCCGCCGTCTCCGCCTCGCTGAGCTGGCGCGGGCCCGCGTACAGTGTGCCGCAGGGGTGCTCCATGCGAAGCTCCTCCGCTGATGATAACAACATTAGAAACGTGTCATCagtatgttatcgccgcgttgcaatgacttgcggtacggacggcttcagtgtgctcgtggcgttcgagccgtccacatctcttgttgggataggcggggagagtgacttgagtggaaaacgggagtgttagatatctgtcaaaggcgtctctaaccctacacacatcgttcacaagtgcgtgactccactcaaggtcatttacaagattacagtttgatttgttaattaagttgtcctgacaagtgttgtgaatcataacctttgttcgacattagttttcttataaataaatgtaatcacttttgagtctgctaaaaagtatcaacccataatcggctcactgctgagctcgagtctccgctcagaatgagaggggttaggccaatagtccaccacgctggcccaatgcggattggcagacttcacacacgcagataattaagaaaattctctggtatgcaggtttcctcacgatgttttccttctgtttgagacacgtgttatttaaaaCACAATACCCCCAATAAGTATCCCACGTTTTGAAATTTAACAGCTTAGCGCCATAAATTTCACGTCTGAGCGCGCCTTTAATATcgctaaaattcaaaaatggttggccgatttgaataattttgtttactGGCGGAGGCTAAGAGGTAGGAAATAAATAAGCTAGGAAAATACTCAACGGAACTTTACTCTTCGGCAGTtgcatataaaatatagatagttagagaccagtggcgaaggatggaatttagataaaggtaagccgtccagtggcgtgcatagggGTTTTAACTAGCGTAtgcactatacatacaaatcGAACGAAGCGGAAAATTCCTATTGCAATTCAGATTGGTAacgagtcctcagggtaggcagcgcATCTATGACGTGCGCGCCACTGAagctttggctggtgggaggcttcggccgtggtcgATCGGTGgtcggtctttgccggtagggtggtagttACCAAAAGatgtagcgccaagcgatttagcgttgaggtacaatgccgtgtagaaaccgaaaggagtgtggattttcatcctcctcctaacaagttagcccgcttccatcttagactgcatcatcacttatcatcaggtgagattgtagtcaagggctaacttgtaaagaataaaaaaaaataataagccgtcccaaagagaAGGATTTCATACAGAGTTATACtctggtttctcatatatctagatacccTACAATGAATGCGCATGGATTTTCAAAGGTAATCCGGCGGGACTCGaattgcatgaactcttcgccgcagATAGTTACCTACTCTACAAAATGTTCAAAGATCTTACTAGGTATCCATTGGTATTCGAAGTTGCGATCCAAATTGACTCCGTAGCACGGCTGGATGGTGCATCTTATGCCGAACTCCTCACATGCCTCGCAAGAGTCGCGCCCTTTGCAGATGTCCCATGACTGGCGTAGATTCTTGGACCATTGTCTTCTCTATTACAACATAattaagtatcaaaatacttggacctcgctcacgagattaccctcatgtggaatgttgaatcaactattattgtcccgatagttgtttcagtcattGGTCAtaaagcgaaaagcttcgaccaacaccttaaaaagctttcacttaagagcgcgcagcgcttcggtacgatatggataaaattcgaagcgcaaacgagacgccgaattattactttcacgtgagtgaaaagcacggagcgattgacgcgcgacgcaaattatatgacgtgagcgccaaaaccatttttacctaattgcaagtaaattaaacaacataacgaaaaacaaaatggccatgttcaagatatatacctaattttctatacaaaacaaaaatttaagaaaataagtttgcttttcttgagattgaaagcaaaatgtgagcaaaacatgtatttttcaaaaaaaattaaactatcgagaaaagttttacaaattgtgtattttgtatagtatatatatgtcataacgaagctaacactttgaaatatcatttacccaaatatcaggttcctaacttttccagaatctgagatccagaaccatttgtgaccaccaaattacatattgcacactcttaactgttggatcaagtgTCGGATCCAGAagacagtgattcttgagacggcgcgtattgtgagaaggttcctcactctggagccctaaccaccggttgcttgagcactcaaatgtcccgcaatTTTCATTACCAACTacctacgttttttaagttgtagTAAGTGACtataactctttaaatagcgATTGCTAATTAgccgttatagttttccttgtaattttattatatatcctacGTGATTTTTATtacgtatccataaataaccgtttatagatacgtaaataataaataaaccaatAGTATTGGAAGAAGACCCCTCATATATTTTGAAGACCTGTCCAACGATAtactatgagataaacgagtaaaaaaaaatatccccactttacatgtagggcaGTTAccctaaaaagatttttttcaagattttattttacgactttgttcaaaTTTtcgtagtaatagtctctgcgctaaaccgcggacggacggacggacggatggACATACGCACATGACGAAAcaataagggttccttgtagactacggaaccctaaaaaagggGTAAGCAGGTATAAAACGACCCCGATAATACGACAAGTGATTCATAGCCCAAACCATGCAATCCAATAAAAgtatctatatattatcacaAATTTGCTCGCACATGGCTCacacaacaatatttttattatacctacgtaaataaaatgacagcgataataaataataatcgacATAAGTAAAACGTGGACATTAATCTTATCGAAATTTTTTATCGATTTCTAACCATTTATTCATCACGTGCATAAATTAGTCTTGTAATTAATCGACATCTGGAAAACAGTGTTAAAAACTGATACTGCGAATAAAAACACGTGAGGTAGCTcataaaaatacaaccgacttcaaaacctaaaaacgtacccactaaactaaaaagcgaaaaataacatcataatatgttctacctgctgatcagtatgaaggcggtgctaaggcggtgatgtattaattcaagccatgtgagaatatcttatagatttcgattttgcagacagtgtcgcgtcatgtggtcctgtcagaaatggcttaaatgaatattaattaataaatcattaaaaaaaaaactcaagtttCAAAGAGTTAAATAACTGACATGAGGGTCTATATTAAttgaaattactccatttttattaaTCGGAATATCGGAACTGATTTTTTGAGaatctttaattgtttataacttttgcaattgtcATGTGCGGGTCTGAAATTTTTGCACATTTTTCTAGACGTCATGACGATTAGTATTTAACACTGTTTCCCAGATTTTGATTGGCCTATTAGTTTTCTTAACACTCTAGTATTAGTACAAAATTTCCTCAGCTTAACATCGTTAACGGTTGTaggttttaatattaattgtaaaatagcatcttttttttaaaatgcagcTTTTATCCCTCTTTGTTTGAGCTTGTTTCAGTAAACAAACCGTTACTATTCACCGACTCTCCCATTCTCGTCTATGTATAATAGCTAAatggctagttgacactttttttaatggtttcaaatagttcattatcgttctactaaactaaaaaaatctatttctattctaaatttcacccaattcgcttcagtagtagcgccgttaaagagtaacaaacatccaaacaaataaacatccatacaaactttcgcgtttataattttagaagGAGTTTTCCGTGttagtttattttacaaataaatacaaaactaatcaagatttataaatataattaagaagatattatacatatattagattatataaaataatacgccagcgccatcttCGTTCATTCCAAACAgaatgtatttaaatgttttcgTAATGTTCCTCACTTTTTGTCACACCTGCTAGTGGACGGACGTATTGCCTACCttgctaaataataatattttggataATAATATAGTGATCAGTTATATCCATCGAGTtgttttaatagtataaaacccacaaaccaatattccgTCTATTCCACTCTATTATAGTCTTTATATTTTGGTGTTCGTTGTTGTTAGTCCTTGGTTTTATCCTAAGGGATGTTTTTTGAGTTTCGGAAAACCTTGCTTACGCCACAATAATCCTTATTTAGTTGCGTAGTTACTTTAAAACCaagatattctttattactagatactttttttattacacttatTTGAACTTAAGGATAAACAAGATTAGTCACCTTTATAGCTGTATTGCAAGTTTATCCCGGTGTTATACAAAccggaaataataaaaaaatattccaaattttattgcaataaataaCCTGTTGCGTATAggtatatgtgtgtatgtagcTTTATAAATTATACAGTCATATTATCTACCTATTCTTAGGtagattacctacattaaattcTTCTTTTTGTAGGAAATTTGATGGAATCGACTGATTGACTTCTATTCAttaaaatctcgtcgttttatcgtggtatgtacctacCTGTTTAAGTAATATTCGTAAAATTAGTTAGtcggtttttttgtttttataatattttttttttcgaactttttaatttctttaagacaaaactaatacaaaaaatattataaaaacgaaaaaaaaaccaactgcgcgtaatgatgttgatgaatgtttttataacatttttttacacaacaaaatAGTTAACCAAGAGTAACCAAGCTAAAAAGCCGAACTCTTTCttgacaatataattattaaaaaaataaaacaaaatagtttaaaattaattagtatatatttacaaaaatctgCTCCTATTTTTGCGGGGCTTTTGAGTTTTTGAGCAAACCATCCGTAttcgacccttgatccaacaatCAAGTCAACAAATACTTTCAAGGTAGGTATTATTCTTTATACATTTATCACTATTGCTGATCATTATTCAGTTAAATTCGACTGATGAcatgtataaataatgattaagATTACATTCCTTAATCACTGATAGCTTACCGATATAATCTACTAATcaattaattacctactaattAGCCGAATAACTATTTTGCGGTTCAAACATGAAAGTTAATTAAGGAATTAAGAGATATTACatctaatatttttctatatctctctaaaaactaatttagatattcaaaaaaaatatttaatttatttattgaaaatttttatttcgttgTGTACTAAAGAGATCACCATATCCTAAAGTGGACCCCAGAGGTTGATGGTACTGATTGGGGGTGAACaggaacaataaataataatgaggATACCGAGGCTTTCAgatattttaagaaaactttATGTTCTTTACTTATTActtgtacctacatacctattAACTTTTCAAACGTGTTATATTAgtagaaatttaattaaatgaataagGAAATGAGAGTCGTTGGTATGAGCTCATTTTGGTAAAGGGATTTCTGGCCCAAAATATTTTGGAAGCCGTTGCACTACACGCCCTAcactatcagccgatggacgtccactgcaggacaataggccttttgtagggacttccaaacatcacaattctgagctgcctgcatccagcgaattcctgtgactcgtttgatgtcgtcagtccacctggtgaggggtccaccaacactgcactttgtagtgcggggtcaccattccagcaccttggaaccccaatgtccatcggcggCGTCACCAGAGAGTTTGGGCGAgcgtagaagcatcgcctgatggggccggaaggcagaagcaaaatatatgggcggaacgactctctgagggcgtctcctctgagagtCAGACCTCGGTCTTGCGGGCTGGTACATTTAGCTACCAGTGTATTGTACTTACATGTGGAAAGGTCATAGAATAATCATATCCATCAGGATTGAACACAGGTATGACCCAGAACCGGAATTTACTGAGCAAATCTGTGTGTGCATCACTGCGTTCAATTAGTTGGTAAAGCACGTACATCGCCGCGGTCACTGCGTGATGATCTCTGCCTTGAATGCCTGCAACAGCAATGTAGTATGTGTAAcctaatgattttattattcttaggcattgtttatttaggtataaGGCTCCCACTGtaaaccagcgctgcagctaACTGCATCATTACGTTGAGTGGGAGTCCTTTATTTGGTCAGAgcgtttttctttttcttagttttaagttttaaagaccaataaaaatatttttctttctttctttctaattatttctgatttttcaatatatataaGATACCTTTGCTTTCTTAGTTACTTATATtaagctttttttatatttttttccatgtCTAGACTAATCTCTGTCTGTTTGTCGAGGCTAATATCACTGGTAAACAGAGGAGGTAATCGAGCAACATATAGGCGTTTATTTTCActtcttttagttttttctttcgtttcttttattttttgtttattttttaatattagtatagataaattacaaataaaggTAGTTACAAGACATTTAAACACTACCTGCCACGATCATAACAGTTTTCTTAGCGGAAACAATTTGACCGCTGCTCAAGTCATCAACTAACATCATATAAATTGGATTTTCCATTACTGTGTAATTGCCTTTAGTTATATCCAACCACTTCGCAACTGGGCTTTCTGCAGCCCACTGTTTCATTTGGGCAACTATCTGTAGGCGAAAAAATTTAGATATATTACTTACGTATATACAAAAATTTATGCCTAAGAAAATCGTGAATTATAGAAATAATACCTCATGTAAAGTTAATGGAGAGCTAAAGGACAATGGCCTTAATCTCAAGACATTACAAACCAAATTCTTTCTGTGATGTTCATTCACATTTGTTTTGGAAAACTCTTTCTTTGTCTCACTTGCATTATTGGTTTCATTTGTATAACTAAGTCTATAACTGTCACCATAATCCTCATATTCATCACTAACGCCAGATTGCTggcttttattatctttttctgATTCTTCGAAGTCAGTAGCATCTTCTGTCGAATTAAAATGGTTATCTGAAGTATCATCTCCAAAAACTCGTTTACGTTTTAGAGTAGTCTTCTGGTAaatatcatcatcgttatcGTAGAGA
This genomic window contains:
- the LOC112048153 gene encoding zinc carboxypeptidase A 1-like, which produces MFPLPKMKLQPLSLLPVALYTAFCTVLIFRRKRANTEYTRWHANPETKPEFIVKVLEDDVIPTSESKYIAAVNIQPITQGQDKIIIRGVQVTNKDSVYENMLKEYTRFVPPTTRISVEPITEKILHDHLLKPKLIDKIALMRTTLEEDVKSDEKLSRKFNIDDNITVDKELDATVNDVLYDNDDDIYQKTTLKRKRVFGDDTSDNHFNSTEDATDFEESEKDNKSQQSGVSDEYEDYGDSYRLSYTNETNNASETKKEFSKTNVNEHHRKNLVCNVLRLRPLSFSSPLTLHEIVAQMKQWAAESPVAKWLDITKGNYTVMENPIYMMLVDDLSSGQIVSAKKTVMIVAGIQGRDHHAVTAAMYVLYQLIERSDAHTDLLSKFRFWVIPVFNPDGYDYSMTFPHRRQWSKNLRQSWDICKGRDSCEACEEFGIRCTIQPCYGVNLDRNFEYQWIPTEELRMEHPCGTLYAGPRQLSEAETAALTRFLHEQRVPIYAFVAFKEGDVLGVMYPYSHTKKKRAFDHVYRQRASQAASAAYSISGRPYVAGQTSEFLPLYAGGIEDWVDGHLGIDNTYTVMLFRPTDTHNSKLVTERVVHEAYAAVDTLLLQSVQGPLGPPLVTMTRASEWRLKPPSTIATTSIFVVLIILGHG